Part of the Kineococcus aurantiacus genome, CGTCCCGGCCTCGGTGAGGTCGAAACCGGGCGGGGCCGTCGGGTCCTCGTCGTCCTCGGGGGCCAGCCGCACCCGCAGGGCGACGGGGTTCTTCCCGCCGGGCCGCAGCGGCGCCCTGGGCAGCGCGTCGGACCAGCGCAGCCAGCCGGCGCGGGACAGGTGGACCGCCAGGTGCAGGCCGCCGACGTCGAGGTCGAGCCACTTCCCGCGCCGCCGGACCCCCTCGACCAGCAGCCCGTGCAGGGCCGTGGGCGGCGGGTCGTACGTCTTGAGGACGTTGAGGGCGCCGACCTCGACGGCGGCGACGACGCGACCGACCGCGTGCTCGCGCAGGAACGCGGCGAGCCCTTCGACCTCGGGGAGCTCCGGCACGCCCCCAGTCTGGGGCAGCGGGTGACCGGCAACCACTTGTTCGGGCCGCCGAACGCGATTGCTGGGGTTTTCGCGGTCACCCCCCGCCGTGGTCGCATGGGGCGACCTACCCGGAGAGGAACCCGTGGATCTCGCCGTCCTGGCTGCCAGCTTCCTGCCGATCCTGCTGCTGGAGCTGCCCGACAAGACCTTCGTCGCCACCCTCGTGCTCGCGACGCGCTTCAGGCCGCTGACCGCCTGGACCGGCGTGGGGCTGGCCTTCGCCGTGCAGTGCCTCATCGCGGTCGTCGCGGGCCGGTTGCTGGCCCAGCTGCCGGACCGTCCCGTCGCCGCCGTCGCGGCGCTGCTGTTCGCGATCGGCGCGTTCACGCTCTTCCGGGGGGCCGCGAAGGCGAAGCAGGCCGAGGAGGAGGCCCTGGCCGAGTACGAGGGCAAGGTGCGCGGCGGGGCGTCGGGCTGGCGCGGGGTGGCGGCCTGCTTCGGGGTCGTCTTCCTGGCCGAGTGGGGCGACCTGTCGCAGCTGTTCACCGCCGGGCTCGCGGCCCGCTACGACGACCCGGTCTCGGTGTTCGCCGGTGCGTGGGCGGCGCTGCTGGTCGTCTCCGGGCTGGCCGCGGTGGCCGGCGCGACGATCGTGCGCAAGCTCAGCGTGGCGGCGGTGAGCCGGGCCGGGGGCGTCGTGTGCGCCGTCCTGGCGCTGCTGACGGCCCTGGAGGTGGCGGGTCTGGACCTGCCGGTGTGAGACCCCGGGACGTGGGGGCCCCTCACCGGTGCGGACAACCAGCGGGTCGAGTGATTGACTGTGCGTCACGCCGTGATGACAGTGCTCACACGGACAGGGACTGGGCAGCCGTGGAGAAACCGCGGGTGGGGGCGAGCTGGGGAGGTCGAGGACCGGTGTTCCACGTGGTCCTCCCCCCGAGCCCACGGTCGGTCGGCGTCGCCCGCTGGCTCATCACCGAGTGGTGCGCGCCGTGGGTGGCGGCCGAGGAGGTCCCCGAGGACACCGTCGAGGCCGCGCTGCTGCTGGCCAGCGAGGTCGTGACGAACGCCGTCGTCCACGGCGACGGCATGGTGCAGCTGCACGTCCACCGCGTCGACGGGTCGGCCCTGCGCGTGGAGGTCTCCGACGACGGCGGCGGGATGCCCCTCATCGGCGCCCAGCGCGCCGACGCCGAGAGCGGCCGCGGCATGGCCATGGTGGAGCTGCTGTCCAGCCGCTGGGGCACCGACCTCGCCGTCGGGCCGACGGGCAAGACCGTCTGGTTCGAGCTCGCCACGGCCTGACCGGGCGCCGCCTCAGGGGGCTCGGTGCCCGTAGGCGTCCGGCAGCGAGGGCCAGCGCGCAGCGGCCCACGCGGACCACGTCGCATGCGGGTGCGGGGCCGCGGGCAGGGGCGCACCGCTCAGCTCCCCGGCGGTCGGCTCCTGGAAGCGGCGGCGCCAGTCGAGCAGCTCCTCGGGGCTCATGGCGAAGGCCTGCTCCGGGGTACGGGCCGAACGCCGCCGGACCCGGGCCCGTTGCGTCTCGTGGTCCACGGGCAGGTACTCGACGCGGCAGTCGGCCCCCACCGCGGCGAACAGCCAGCGCAGGGCGGTGCGCTCGTCCCGGCCCCACAGGCCGAAGTCGACGACGACGTCCAGCCCCCGCTCGGCGGCCCGCAACGCCGTCCACAGCAACCGGCCCTCCAGGACGTCCCGCCGGCCCTCGGGCTGGGTGCTGCCGAACAGGGGGATCATCCACTCGTCGGGGGTCAGCCGCAGCGCCCCCCGCTGCTCCTCCAGCTCGCGGGCGCGGGTGGTCTTGCCCGCCCCCGGCAGGCCCACCATCAGGATCGCTGTCGCGCGGCCCACGCCCACTCCCCTCGCTGCGCCGGTCGGTGCCCGGACGCCAGGTTCCCTCAACCGCACGGGCAGCACCCGGCCGGCACCGTGAGCCGTCCGCGACCGTCGTCAGCGCGCGGGGAACGGGGCGAGGTCCCTGCCCCACTGCTCGGCGGCCGCGAGCAGGTCGGCCCAGCCCAGGCTGAGCGGAACGCCGCACCCGCGCCCGCCGGGCCTGCGCGCCACAGCCTCCGCGGACAGGTGCACGCGCAGCACCGTCCGCTCACCCGCCACCGCCGCCACGCTGAAGGCGAGGTTCGGCTCGGTGAAGGCCGGCAGGTCCTCGTCGCCGGGATCCTCAGCCGGCTCGACCCGCCCAGCGGCGACGGCGCGCAGCCACTCCCCCAGCTCCCCCGCCTCCCACGTGGTCAGGCTCGGGTCGTCGAACGTCCACGACTCCCCGCCCGCGGTGCGCACCTCCCCGCGCACGACGAGCCAGTTGGCGTCCCAGTCGCCGGGAGCGTCGAGGTCCGGGTACTGGTAGCCGCCGGGGCGCAGCGCGAAGGTCGCGCCGTCGGTGGAGGTGAGCTGCACCCGGGCAGTGTCCCGCGCCCGCCTCCGGAACCCGGTCCCTCGCCGATCCGACGTCAAGCGCCGGTGTTCCCCAGCAGGCGTTGCACGGCGCGGCGGAGCCCGGGCAGGTCCTGGGTGACGGTGGCGGCGACGAGGGAGTGGGTGGAGGGGGTACCTCCCGCGCGAAGCGTGGGGGAGCGAAGTAGCGGTGGGCGAGGTGGTCGCGCATCCGGGCGATCTCCGACCACGGCAGGTCCGGCTCGTCGGCCAGCACCTGGTC contains:
- a CDS encoding TMEM165/GDT1 family protein encodes the protein MDLAVLAASFLPILLLELPDKTFVATLVLATRFRPLTAWTGVGLAFAVQCLIAVVAGRLLAQLPDRPVAAVAALLFAIGAFTLFRGAAKAKQAEEEALAEYEGKVRGGASGWRGVAACFGVVFLAEWGDLSQLFTAGLAARYDDPVSVFAGAWAALLVVSGLAAVAGATIVRKLSVAAVSRAGGVVCAVLALLTALEVAGLDLPV
- a CDS encoding WapI family immunity protein, which encodes MQLTSTDGATFALRPGGYQYPDLDAPGDWDANWLVVRGEVRTAGGESWTFDDPSLTTWEAGELGEWLRAVAAGRVEPAEDPGDEDLPAFTEPNLAFSVAAVAGERTVLRVHLSAEAVARRPGGRGCGVPLSLGWADLLAAAEQWGRDLAPFPAR
- a CDS encoding ATP-binding protein, encoding MVLPPSPRSVGVARWLITEWCAPWVAAEEVPEDTVEAALLLASEVVTNAVVHGDGMVQLHVHRVDGSALRVEVSDDGGGMPLIGAQRADAESGRGMAMVELLSSRWGTDLAVGPTGKTVWFELATA
- a CDS encoding AAA family ATPase, with amino-acid sequence MGRATAILMVGLPGAGKTTRARELEEQRGALRLTPDEWMIPLFGSTQPEGRRDVLEGRLLWTALRAAERGLDVVVDFGLWGRDERTALRWLFAAVGADCRVEYLPVDHETQRARVRRRSARTPEQAFAMSPEELLDWRRRFQEPTAGELSGAPLPAAPHPHATWSAWAAARWPSLPDAYGHRAP